One Penicillium oxalicum strain HP7-1 chromosome III, whole genome shotgun sequence genomic region harbors:
- a CDS encoding ABC multidrug transporter atrI: MENQARDSDISPAGSSVHDGLSSEATPGNEMPGFEYINPGDREELVRVASNFPRKRRASSRAGHLASLEKEETIGDIAADDPVIDPTSDRFDHYKWARTMLKMMDKAGIPLRKSTGVVWEHLNIAGSGSALQYQNNVGSVALAPFRPQEYISFGKTRSQKQILRNFDGLLKSGELLIVLGRPGSGCSTLLKSLTGELHGLQLVKGSDIQYNGIPMDRMRREFKGEVLYNQEVDKHFPHLTVGETLEFAAAARTPETRLEGVSRSVFSKHITQVAMAVFGLSHTYNTKVGDDYIRGVSGGERKRVSIAEMALSGAPVGAWDNSTRGLDSASALEFAKALRVSANLTGSCHAVAIYQASQAIYDVFDKVVVLYEGREIFFGPCNAARDYFIDMGWECPARQTTGDFLTSVTNPQERQPRDGFEGKVPRTPDDFEAYWKKSFYYASLQKDIARYHEAFPPGGPAERDFNQTKRVRQAKHVRPKSPYVISLPMQVRLCVKRAYQRIWNDKPSTLTTVIGRIVMSLIIGSIYYGTPDATAGFQSKGAALFFSVLMNALISITEINSLYDQRPIIEKQASYAFVHPFAEALGGIVADIPVKFVSAVVFNVIFYFLASLRAEPSQFFIFFLFTFLSTLTMSGVFRTLAASTKTLAQAMSMAGVMVLAIVIYTGFVIPTPQMQDIPWFSWIRWINPVFYTFEALVANEFHGRQFICSQFIPAYPNLSGDTFICAVRGAVTGQRTVSGDAYIESQYQYTYAHVWRNLGIVIGFWIFFMACYLLASELNSATSSTAEFLVFRRGHVPAHLRHLEKNGKAKSAAEISPPVKKSTKKDDTAAIPSQHDIFTWRDVCYDIPVKGGQRRLLDHVSGWVKPGTLTALMGVSGAGKTTLLDVLAKRVSIGVVTGDMLVNGRPLDNSFQRKTGYVQQQDLHLPTSTVREALRFSATLRQPKTVSMKEKYDYVEDVIEMLGMQDFSDAIVGTPGEGLNVEQRKLLTIGVELAAKPALLIFLDEPTSGLDSQSSWAICAFLRKLAEHGQAVLSTIHQPSALLFQQFDRLLFLAKGGKTVYFGEIGEQSRTLLDYFESNGARTCGSSENPAEYMLEIIGAGASGTSSKDWSTVWKESQESKGVQAEIDRIHEDKAAATAATGSSGEDASQHSEFAMPFASQLQCVTYRSFQSFWREPSYVWAKIMLATLSSLFIGFTFFKPDSSLQGFQDVLFSAFMLTSIFSTLVQQIMPKFVVQRSLYEVRERPSKAYSWAAFLIANVLVEIPYQVFAGIIAWACYYYPVYGAQQSSERQGLMLLFVVQFYIFTSTFASLVIAALPDAETGGTIATLMFIMTLTFNGVMQPPNALPGFWIFMYRVSPLTYLIAGITATGLHGRRIECAPAELSVFNPPSGLTCGAYLQQYAAVAGGQLYNPTATQNCEYCQLTSADQYLGMSNIYYSQRWRNFGIGWAYIGFNIFGTVLMYYMFRVKHYNPTSLVRGVFQGASFIGRALKRRSGKTPQGKEDRNGRLV, from the exons ATGGAGAACCAAGCCAGGGACTCGGATATCTCTCCAGCAGGCTCATCAGTCCATGATGGACTGAGCTCCGAGGCGACTCCTGGGAACGAAATGCCCGGTTTCGAATACATCAATCCTGGAGATCGAGAGGAGCTGGTGCGTGTTGCCTCGAACTTCCCTCGAAAGCGAAGAGCGAGCTCTAGAGCTGGTCATCTGGCGAGTcttgaaaaggaagaaactATCGGTGATATCGCGGCGGATGATCCGGTGATTGATCCGACGAGTGACAGGTTCGATCATTACAAATGGGCGAGAACGATGCTGAAGATGATGGACAAAGCCGGCATTCCTTTGCGCAAATCAACGGGTGTCGTGTGGGAACACCTGAATATTGCTGGTTCGGGATCTGCTCTCCAGTATCAAAACAATGTTGGCTCCGTTGCTCTCGCCCCGTTTCGACCTCAGGAGTACATTTCCTTTGGGAAAACCCGTTCACAGAAACAGATTCTCCGCAACTTTGATGGACTGCTGAAAAGTGGCGAATTGCTCATTGTCCTAGGAAGACCAGGAAGCGGCTGCTCGACTCTACTCAAGTCATTGACTGGGGAGTTGCATGGTCTCCAACTCGTCAAGGGCTCAGACATTCAATACAATGGCATCCCCATGGATCGCATGCGTCGCGAGTTCAAAGGCGAGGTGTTGTACAACCAAGAGGTTGACAAGCATTTTCCACATTTGACCGTTGGTGAAACGCTGGAGTTTGCAGCGGCCGCGCGCACGCCAGAAACTCGCCTAGAAGGCGTCAGTCGATCCGTTTTCTCAAAGCATATCACGCAGGTGGCCATGGCGGTATTTGGCTTGAGTCATACATACAACACAAAAG TTGGCGATGACTATATTCGAGGAGTCTCGGGGGGTGAGCGAAAACGAGTCAG CATCGCCGAGATGGCCT TATCTGGAGCGCCTGTTGGCGCTTGGGACAACAGCACTCGGGGTTTAGACTCTGCAAGTGCACTGGAATTTGCAAAAGCCTTGCGAGTTTCCGCCAACTTGACGGGCTCATGCCATGCGGTCGCAATCTATCAGGCTTCCCAGGCAATCTACGATGTCTTTGATAAGGTGGTAGTCTTGTATGAGGGAAGAGAAATCTTCTTCGGTCCATGCAATGCCGCGAGAGACTACTTCATCGACATGGGGTGGGAGTGTCCTGCTCGTCAAACAACCGGCGACTTCCTCACTTCCGTCACCAATCCGCAGGAGCGGCAACCAAGAGACGGCTTTGAAGGCAAGGTGCCCCGTACTCCAGATGATTTTGAGGCCTattggaagaagagcttctACTATGCCTCGCTTCAGAAGGACATTGCTCGATATCATGAGGCTTTTCCACCGGGAGGCCCTGCTGAGCGTGATTTCAACCAGACCAAGCGTGTGCGACAGGCGAAGCATGTTCGGCCGAAGAGCCCATACGTAATCTCGCTTCCAATGCAGGTTCGACTCTGTGTGAAGAGAGCTTACCAGAG AATCTGGAATGACAAGCCATCTACACTTACGACTGTGATTGGGCGTATCGTCATGTCGCTAATCATTGGTTCCATTTATTATGG AACTCCGGACGCAACGGCTGGTTTCCAGAGCAAAGGTGCTGCACTGTTCTTCTCCGTTCT CATGAATGCCTTGATCAGTATTACTGAAATCAACTCGCTCTACGATCAACGACCCATTATCGAAAAACAAGCATCATATGCCTTTGTCCATCCTTTTGCCGAGGCTTTAGGTGGAATAGTGGCGGACATACCAGTCAAATTTGTGTCTGCCGTCGTTTTCAACGTCATTTTTTACTTCCTCGCCAGCCTG CGAGCTGAGCCCTctcaattcttcatcttctttctcttcaccTTCCTGAGTACGCTGACTATGTCAGGCGTCTTCCGAACTCTGGCAGCCTCAACCAAGACACTTGCACAAGCTATGTCCATGGCGGGTGTTATGGTGCTAGCCATTGTGATATACACCGGTTTTGTGATTCCCACGCCGCAGATGCAGGATATTCCATGGTTCAGCTGGATTCGTTGGATTAACCCAGTATTTTACACATTCGAAGCTCTCGTCGCAAACGAGTTCCACGGCCGCCAGTTCATATGCTCACAATTCATCCCTGCATATCCAAACCTGTCCGGTGACACCTTCATCTGTGCTGTACGAGGAGCAGTGACTGGACAGAGGACTGTATCAGGAGACGCTTACATCGAAAGCCAGTACCAGTACACTTACGCCCACGTTTGGAGGAACCTCGGTATCGTGATCGGtttctggatcttcttcatggcTTGCTATTTGCTCGCTTCTGAGCTCAACTCGGCCACCTCTTCGACTGCAGAATTTCTCGTCTTCAGAAGAGGCCATGTACCCGCGCACTTGCGACATCTGGAGAAGAATGGCAAAGCAAAGAGTGCCGCAGAGATCTCACCTCCTGTTAAGAAGTCCACCAAGAAGGATGACACGGCAGCGATTCCATCTCAGCATGACATTTTCACTTGGCGAGACGTTTGCTATGATATTCCTGTCAAGGGGGGTCAGCGACGACTCTTGGACCATGTGTCTGGGTGGGTGAAGCCTGGAACCCTCACGGCATTGATGGGCGTCTCAGGGGCAGGAAAGACAACCTTGCTCGATGTGCTAGCGAAACGTGTTTCGATCGGAGTTGTAACTGGTGACATGCTCGTCAACGGCAGGCCGCTGGACAACAGCttccaaagaaaaacaggCTATGTTCAGCAGCAAGATCTTCACCTTCCGACCTCCACAGTTCGAGAGGCCTTGCGCTTCAGCGCAACGCTCCGTCAACCCAAAACGGTGTCTATGAAGGAGAAGTACGATTACGTGGAAGATGTCATTGAGATGCTCGGTATGCAGGATTTTTCGGACGCTATAGTTGGTACCCCCGGAGAGGGGCTCAATGTAGAGCAG CGCAAACTCTTGACAATTGGCGTTGAGCTCGCGGCTAAGCCTGCACTACTCATCTTCCTTGATGAGCCGACAAGTGGTTTGGACTCGCAAAGCTCATGGGCTATTTGTGCATTCCTACGAAAGCTGGCAGAGCACGGCCAGGCTGTGCTTTCGACCATTCATCAACCGTCGGCGCTTCTCTTCCAGCAATTCGATCGTCTTCTCTTCCTAGCCAAAGGAGGAAAGACTGTCTATTTTGGTGAGATCGGCGAGCAATCTCGCACACTTTTGGATTACTTTGAGAGTAATGGGGCGAGAACCTGTGGCTCTTCTGAGAAT CCAGCCGAGTATATGCTCGAGATCATTGGCGCCGGTGCCTCTGGCACATCCTCAAAAGACTGGTCTACAGTGTGGAAAGAGAGCCAAGAGTCAAAGGGGGTGCAAGCCGAGATTGATCGGATCCACGAGGACAAAGCTGCTGCTACTGCTGCTACTGGGTCCTCCGGTGAGGACGCTTCTCAGCACAGCGAATTCGCCATGCCGTTCGCTTCGCAGTTGCAATGCGTTACTTACCGTTCGTTCCAAAGCTTCTGGCGTGAACCGAGCTATGTCTGGGCAAAAATTATGCTTGCCACTTTgtcctctctcttcatcGGGTTTACCTTCTTTAAGCCAGACTCTTCGCTACAAGGATTTCAGGACGTTTTGTTCAGCGCCTTTATGCTGACTTCTATTTTCTCTACACTGGTCCAACA AATCATGCCCAAATTCGTGGTTCAACGATCGCTTTACGAGGTCCGCGAACGCCCATCAAAAGCCTACTCGTGGGCAGCGTTCCTCATAGCCAATGTTCTCGTTGAAATTCCGTACCAGGTGTTCGCGGGAATCATCGCATGGGCGTGTTATTATTATCCCGTTTACGGAGCACAGCAGTCTTCAGAGAGACAAGGCTTGATGCTCCTCTTCGTGGTGCAGTTCTACATCTTCACATCCACATTTGCTTCCTTGGTCATAGCTGCGCTCCCCGACGCTGAGACTGGCGGAACAATCGCAACTCTGATGTTCATCATGACTTTGACTTTCAACGGAGTCATGCAGCCACCAAATGCCTTACCTG GTTTCTGGATCTTCATGTACAGGGTCTCCCCACTGACATACCTCATTGCCGGCATCACTGCGACTGGTTTGCATGGCCGGAGAATCGAATGCGCGCCCGCCGAACTAAGTGTATTCAATCCTCCGTCGGGTCTCACCTGTGGTGCCTACCTCCAACAATATGCAGCTGTCGCCGGCGGCCAACTATATAATCCGACCGCCACGCAGAACTGCGAGTATTGCCAACTGACAAGCGCAGATCAATATCTTGGGATGAGCAATATTT ACTACAGTCAACGCTGGCGCAATTTCGGCATCGGCTGGGCCTATATTGGCTTTAACATCTTCGGTACAGTCCTCATGTACTACATGTTCCGGGTGAAGCATTACAATCCCACATCTTTGGTGAGAGGTGTCTTCCAGGGTGCTTCCTTTATTGGTCGCGCGCTTAAACGGCGCTCTGGTAAGACGCCCCAGGGGAAGGAGGATCGGAATGGTAGGTTGGTGTGA